Proteins encoded together in one Thermodesulfobacteriota bacterium window:
- a CDS encoding IS1595 family transposase, protein MERGGVVKVEVVPNVSAETLLNLTVKKVRRGSLIYTDKFRSYDALMCCGYRHLRIDHKKRFSSGKVYINSLEGFWAYAKERLIKHHGVSPKLFPLYLKEMEFRYNHRHES, encoded by the coding sequence TTGGAGCGAGGTGGCGTGGTGAAGGTAGAGGTGGTCCCCAATGTCAGCGCCGAAACCCTCCTCAACCTCACCGTCAAGAAGGTGCGCCGGGGAAGCCTCATCTACACCGATAAGTTCCGAAGCTACGATGCCCTGATGTGCTGCGGGTATCGTCACCTGAGGATCGATCACAAGAAACGATTCAGCTCCGGAAAGGTCTACATCAACAGCCTGGAGGGGTTTTGGGCTTATGCCAAAGAACGGTTGATCAAACATCACGGCGTGTCTCCAAAACTTTTTCCCCTCTACCTAAAGGAGATGGAGTTCCGTTATAATCATCGTCATGAATCT